The Aedes aegypti strain LVP_AGWG chromosome 3, AaegL5.0 Primary Assembly, whole genome shotgun sequence genome contains a region encoding:
- the LOC5578669 gene encoding carbonic anhydrase 1, which translates to MSLQQSSSESSLKSGKPSASDSKLSDELSSIVLGIAEKEAWLPSPIDININCAEKLTLPDLLWHGYDTLPSKIKLTNTGETVILSAKWPESAIPYLEGGPLEGRYVFSQLHFHWGNTAVDGSAHTIDKAHLPLEMHVIHFNTNYETQEEALQHVGGVVSLVYFFNLKSSPNKFIHPVIDNLKEIVFPDSVFKPELFPILDLFHTFTNDYFLYWGSTRATSRSHPILWLISRTQECIDFHQLTQFRQLLDQRMRVITRQPDPIATLGDRHLFHVNPLTQCCNSTLSVLPHSKYRNDRWLVDRMNIDIGSPGGCKQFIETLRKEIRSKTV; encoded by the coding sequence ATGTCACTGCAACAAAGTTCCTCGGAATCATCTCTTAAAAGCGGCAAACCATCCGCAAGCGATTCCAAACTCAGTGACGAACTTTCGAGCATTGTATTGGGCATCGCTGAGAAAGAAGCCTGGTTGCCATCACCAATCGATATCAACATCAACTGCGCGGAAAAACTTACGCTACCGGATTTGCTATGGCATGGATATGATACACTTCCGAGCAAAATTAAGCTAACCAACACTGGCGAAACGGTCATTCTGAGTGCCAAGTGGCCAGAGAGCGCAATACCCTACCTAGAGGGTGGTCCTCTGGAAGGTCGGTATGTCTTCTCGCAGCTTCACTTTCATTGGGGCAACACGGCAGTCGATGGTAGCGCACACACTATAGACAAAGCTCACCTTCCACTTGAAATGCACGTCATTCACTTCAACACCAACTACGAAACCCAAGAGGAAGCTCTGCAGCATGTAGGTGGAGTTGTCTCGCTAGTCTATTTCTTCAATCTCAAATCATCACCGAACAAGTTCATCCATCCAGTGATCGacaatttgaaagaaattgtgTTCCCAGATTCAGTATTCAAACCTGAACTTTTTCCAATCCTGGATTTGTTCCACACTTTTACCAACGATTACTTCCTATACTGGGGGTCGACACGTGCCACTTCGCGAAGTCATCCGATTCTGTGGTTGATATCCAGGACGCAGGAGTGCATCGACTTCCATCAGTTGACACAATTCCGGCAGTTACTTGATCAAAGGATGAGAGTTATTACGCGTCAACCCGATCCGATTGCTACCCTCGGAGATAGACACTTGTTCCACGTGAACCCGTTGACGCAATGCTGTAACTCAACGCTGTCGGTTTTGCCACACTCCAAGTATCGGAACGACCGATGGCTGGTGGATCGTATGAACATAGACATTGGATCACCTGGCGGTTGTAAGCAATTTATCGAAACGCTGCGAAAAGAGATAAGGAGCAAAACTGTTTAG
- the LOC5578668 gene encoding uncharacterized protein LOC5578668 isoform X2 — MTRTCFVRGCKSRASPKGSTPNGIKFFHFPRIDRRTKTFEALSTTRRKRWCKVLGVTDQKRFDYHVVCSHHFVTGQSAKLNEDGHVDWVPSLYLNPEAASQLPQHAPKPVQTEVLSDPSRRQFDYTVPAEVIDDDSDDSYDYDITDMVRSHQDLSSLQETNRLQDQNPKQTLVIENNKSGIVQKVDVDFSNADFVKAYKHGMICIPKTPNTS; from the exons A TGACCAGAACCTGTTTCGTGCGGGGCTGCAAAAGCAGAGCCAGTCCAAAAGGCAGCACTCCCAACGGGATCAAGTTCTTCCACTTCCCGCGGATTGATCGTAGGACCAAAACGTTCGAGGCCCTGTCCACTACCAGGCGGAAAAGATGGTGCAAAGTGTTGGGCGTAACGGACCAGAAGCGGTTCGATTACCATGTCGTGTGTTCCCATCACTTTGTAACAG GTCAAAGCGCCAAGCTGAATGAAGACGGGCACGTGGATTGGGTGCCTAGCTTGTACTTGAACCCGGAGGCAGCCAGTCAATTACCGCAGCACGCACCGAAACCCGTCCAAACAGAGGTACTATCAGATCCCTCCCGAAGGCAGTTCGATTATACCGTTCCCGCAGAAGTGATAGATGACGACAGCGACGATAGCTACGATTACGACATCACGGATATGGTGAGGAGCCATCAGGATCTGAGCTCGCTGCAGGAGACAAATCGACTGcaggatcaaaatccaaagcagaCGCTGGTCATTGAGAACAATAAGTCCGGAATCGTGCAGAAGGTGGACGTGGACTTTAGTAATGCTGACTTTGTGAAAGCTTACAAACATGGAATGATTTGTATTCCTAAGACTCCTAACACATCTTAA